CCGCTCTGCTTTTTTGATTACCCGCCCTCCCTATGCAAGGCTCATACCTGGAGCTCCAACTCCACTCACTTGCCACAAGGTACAACCTCCTAGCAGCCCTTACTCCCATGTTGATGACGAAGACCAAATCATGTTGCTTTTCAGCTCTGCAGTCCCAGGCAGCAATCAGATGAAGCTGAGAGATCTCTCTGGCAAGGAGGGACAAAGCAAAATTACTCACCACAATAGTCATTTAGTCTTCATGTCTCTTTAAAAAATTCACAGTGTTTCATTGTATCTTGTCTCCTTTTTCCTTACAACAGCCATGTAAGGTAGGccatgtaagcctgtgtgccccaattgctggggaacatgggtgggagggtcctgctgcaccatgtcctggcttTTTGgcccctggtcgatggctggttggccactgtgtgaacagagtgctggactacatgtgacatggacccttgatctgatccagcatcaggatattttttatgttcttaaaagagtGGGGTGCATAAGCGAACTGCAGTTGCTATAAATGTAGCACGGCTCAGTACAAGCACTGAGTATCTCTTGTGATATATGTATATAATgctctatttatatatttattgataTTTTCTTGCCTCCCAATTTGCTACACATgtgacaaatatttttaaaagaactcgATCTCTCTCAAACCAGCAATAAAAAAATACACTGGTTGCTCATCTAAAATAAATTCATTCCTAGACCTccggtggggggtggagtggatGTGCTTTGTTTCTTTAAATGTGCTTGTGTTTatttgaataaaataataataataataataataataataataataataataataataatatcatcccaccttttttcctccaaggaacccaaggcggcatatctagggggattccacatgtcgtactgaggctgcttccatgcggccccagtgcgaccccaaagcgatcgtgtaacttgcctggcaaagagacgaggaagaggcgtccttgctgccgccgccgctgccacccacctacctcctcgcctggcgaggaggtaggtgggtggcagcggcggcggcctcttcctcgtctctttgccaggcaagttacacgatcgctttggggtcgcacggaagcagcctcagtacgacgtgtggaatcccccataatcctcctcctcttcattttatcctcacaacaacaaccctgtgaggtgggttgggctgagagtctgtgactggcccaaattcacccagtgggtttccatggccaagtggggactagaacccggatctcccgactcccagtccaactcttcagccaccacaccacactggctccactgCCTCTAGCAGACACCTTTACCTGCTATGTTTCTCTGTACTAGGCTGCAATTAAAGGCGTAGGAATAGAGCCAGGAAGCAAAGCAGTCAGTCCATTTCCTGCTGAGGAAGGCATTCAGCTATGTCAGGATTGTGCCGCCTTGGTAGTCATTCATGGGTTTGCATATAGAACAGTTCTGGTGACAGCCAATTGCTGTCATCAAGAAATCAAACCAGACATTATTGTCTCCAAACTGACTTACCCATTAGGGAAAATAAATCTAATTGTGCCTGACTTAAAATAAATCTAATTGTGTCTGAAtgggaagacaccttaaaccacagctttaaccatagtggttaagccagaaagccttagtcaccatggttaaagccatggtttaaggtggtttaaggtgtcttctgaaaagggccgTTAAGTGGCACAGCTGTAACTCTTCCCAACCTTTTCTAACTACGGCTCGAAAATCAGGAGCAGTGCTGTGGTTGGACATTTTGCACTGCAGGTGCTCATCTTGACAAGTCTCCATAGCCACGCCCTCAgttctttgcattacaacagagaacAATACATTGTTCGTTTCCTCCCAGCTGCTGtggggattgcagctaagctcagaagaagcaggagagcaTGAGTGAGGTGACTGAGGATGCGAATAAAAAGGTAGTGTtggccctgtgagccctggctgcaGCACACCACCCTGGTCAGGGCTGCATGCTCCAACTGTCTGAAAACATCTGGTCATCTGAAAGTAACTGGTATTTGAGTTATGATGGTCCTAAGCTGTCTACAGGTTTAGTTCACTACGTACAGGGGAATGATGCAGAGGAACATTCAAAGCGTCTCTCTCACATCTGCTGTATGACGTGTGCAGTCACCCAATCACCTCATGATTCTGCCACGTCATTTAGCTGCACATGTCGGCCAGCCCACGCAGAACAGCTTTCAGTCCTCATCTAAACATGCTCCAAGATTGCAGAATCCTGAATCAGGTtacaggtgtgggtgtgggtgtgtgagtggggggtggagtgtTCCCTATATAAAAAAAGACACAAAGATCCCTCCGTTTTTAAAAGGTTGCAGCCTAGCCTGCTTTCTGCTAAGCTAATTTGTCCACTTGCAGGGAGGTTTTGTTGCAGATGTTGTTTTAAAGGTAAGGAAATATTCATAGATGTGATACTCTCCTGCCTACAGTCTAAAATGGAACAGTCTGCTCCACCACTTCAGGGCTCTACcaccttttgttttttttatcatttatttatttatttattaataaataaataattaaaaaaaatttaatgcatgtttacttaagGCATCCATTCTTTCCTCTTCTAGGTGTTTTTTTCTCTATGTAGCTGGTCTACTCATGCAGCACAATGAGATTCCTGAGATGGCAGATTGCGTGAACTACTTCAGACtccattccccccacacacaccattaaaaaaaaaatctcccagcaataataataataataataataataataataataataataataatgaacagcatgacttggcaaagcctgtcatgtctatGTAAtaaaaccaccaggagcaagaaaagagagatgaggatgaggatgaggatggggATGATAAAAATACATCAGGGAGAGGGCTGGGTTAGAACATTTGTTCTTGAAGTGCTAGATACAGAGGTGTTTATTTTGTTCatggggggacggacggacattCAAACATGTGATTTCCACCAGCTGCATcctgaagtgatacagtccaTTCTGAGGACTGTAGCAGCACCTTTTTGACTCATCCTGTGTCACGTGTACATCAGTCCTTAAGTTGCTTCCTGAGTTGGACAGGGAGAGAACTGGAAGGTGTACACGTACTCAGTCCCACAACGTGACCCATGCCAATTTCTCTTTATTGTGGAACTTGTTTCTTAGAACAATCATGTGCCCATTATCGTAATGCATTTGCTCGCATCTAGCAAGGCACGTGGATGGCAAAGTTATGAATGTCTGAACTGTCAGAGTCTGGAGGTAATCACTGAGCCTGACTCATGGCGTGATCATGGCTAGTTTTTTCTGGAGGAGGCAGATTTATAACATTAGAGATAGATTAACGACAGAGTAATTTCAACATATGTTTAGAGCTAAACGCTTCAGCTTCCACCCTCATCAGTAGTTGTGATGTTAAATAAACACCAAGAAAGATGTCCTCCAGCTCCCAGCCAGACTTTCCACCCACCATTGGCACATTGATAGAATCAGGTTTTTCTTTTAacagatgtacaagaattttgttccacttgtgcaagtgcCAACACCCATTCGTGCAAGTTCAAATTTGCCCCAATCCCCCTAAAAGTAAACAAAACAACTGTTCCACAAGCCTGGGGAATCCATGAAACTTGGGGgcgaggtgggggagagagccacaggttggattcatagaaacacAAACACATTTGAATCTGGAGTTTTTCGACATCCTCAATTGAAATTTTTTGATgatcgacacacacacaccccgtgacCCCTCCAGACTGCAACCATGGCTCTCGTCCTAAGATGGGCAGAGATAGcccagctacagtgatccatgctctgatgacctctcgtttggattactgcaatgcgttatacgtggggctgcctttgaaaacggtccggaaacttcagctggtacaaaacagggcagcccgtttactaacagggactggctggcgagatcatatcacgccagtccttctacaacttcattggctgccagtccaggtccaggcccgattcaaagtgctggtattaacattcaaagccctacacggtttggggccaggttatttgaaggaacgcctcctcccatatgtgcctgcccggaccttaagatcatccacaggggtccttctccgtgagcccctgccaaatgaagtggggcaggtggctactaggaggagggccttctctgctgtggcaccccagctgtagaacgagctccccagagaggttcgtctggcgcctacactgtactcttttcatcgccagctgaagacctttttattttctcagtattttaacacctaattttacttaaatttaaactttgttattttaatctcatattttaacctatattaatttttgctgtgcagttttattctggttgtgctttttatattgtattttgtatgtgtgttttaaatttgttggttgtttttatgctcttcacggttttaatttttgtgaaccgcccagagagcttcggcttttgggtggtataaaaatgtaataaataaataaataagttaggcAGATGTCCTTCCAGGAACACCTGTAAAGGTAAAGAGAGGCTCCTCCAGGTacagatcctcccccccccccgcgccccacaTGCACCGGGCGCGCAGCTCCCTTCCCAAGTGCGCCGCTTTCACCCCGCCTCCTCTGGAGGtgtccgcccccccccgccccttatcTGAGCCATCTCCGCTCATTTTTCTTAGTCCAGATTttatcggggggagggggagctttccttctcctcctttccctaATCGTTACGCGCGcggacgggtgtgtgtgtgtgtgtgtgtgtccaattcctcctcctctcccaggcTCGTGCGCCCCGCCTGGGGTCGCCaaggccccggccccggccccgctGCGATCTGTCCTCCCGACCAGCAGGTGACCCTAAGCCGCCTTCCTCCCCTCCGCCCTCCCGCTGCCATCGGCGCCGCCTGGAGCTCGGCGATCTTCCTAAGCGAGAGACGCCTCGTTGCCAGGGGGCGGAGGagcccggggcggggggggatccCGCCCGCGCGCCCGCGGCCAGGCTGGCGCTTCGGTGGCGCTCCGGAGCAGGTAACCTCTCCAAGAGCGCACGCGGCTCCCCAAAGCGCACGAGCCCGCTCGGCTGGGGAGGGGGCGCacgcggggcggggcgggctcGCGGGTTCCGGGCTGGCGGGGGGCGAGCAGGGCTGCGCGTCGCCTCCGCGGGGGCGCGTTtggggggcggagcggagcggggcgcGCCGTGGCCGCCCGGGCGTGGAAAGCGAGCAGCCCCGCGGGGCGCAGCCCGGGATCCGCTCTCACGCGCAGCAGCGGGCTGCAGCCCCTTCGACGCGCGGCTCCACGCACGTGCGAAGCGAGCCACGACATCGCCCAGGTCTAGAGTTCAGGGGAAgggcaggagcccttctccggaCTTCGGGCCATCGGGCGCTCGCTTGGCAGTTCTGCTTTTCTTCCCTCTCGGAGAGGCCCCCTTCGCCAGGCTCGCCTCCGCCGCCTCCTGACTGAAATggggtcccaggttcgatcccgggTATCTCCAGGTGGAAGGACTCGGGCAACAGGGTGGAAAGAAAGGAGCGTTTCTCCCTGAGGACCATGGAGAAGTACTGGCAGGCGGAGAGTAAAAATAAATCAGTCCTGATCTCcgtggaccaatggtttgatccACTGGAAggcagcgagggagggagggagggagggagggagggagggagggggggggggagagagagagagagagagagagagagagagagagagagagagagagagagagagagagagagagagagattccataTCTGACTGCTTTTCTGAAAAtgcatcccaggggcaggggcatGGTTCCCAAGTTttgcagagagaaagaaaatgtgcaGTTATTAATTTGACCAGTGTCCTGTTCCTCCCCTTCTGCTGCGTAAGCTGCTCACTGCTGCTGCAGCTTCTTTAAAAGGTTTGGGTTCCCCCAAATCTCAGCAATCGGGTTTCCAGTAAAATATATAACCTGGACTACTTTACTAGCACTTCCATGCGGTTGTTCCCAGTGGTAGAAGCATTTCACCTTGTGTGGCAGATGTCTTCTGTTTCTGGCTCGGGGCTCACTTGAGTAAGAGTGACTTCTCCAAGCCATGCAGCGATTCTGAGGCTAAGCAAGGATTTTGAATGAAGGTGCCCAGGGATGCCATCTAGCCAGGATTTCTTGGCCAGTTGCCAGAAATGGAGGGAGCAAagctggaggtgtgtgtgtgtgtgtgtggaatccatCTGAGCTGTTAATGTGCATTTCTTTGctgtcacaatttatttatttatttattgcatttctatacagctcaatagctggagctctctgggcggttcacaaaaattaaaaccattcaaagtataaaacaacagtataaaatcataatataaaatacaatataaaagctcaaccagatcaaaacagccgcaatgcaaaattacaaatttaaaacaccaagttaaaatttatttacagactgttaaaatgctgggagaataaaaaggtcttcacctggcgtctaaaagcatataatgtaggtgccaagagaacctccttagggagctcattccacagccggggtgccacagcagagaaggccctcctcctggtagccccctgcctcacttcctttggtaggggctcgcggagaaggacccctgaggatgaccttagggtccgggcaggtgcatgggaggaggcattccttcagatagcctggctccaaaccgtttaggtctttaaatgttaataccagcacttcgaatcgggccagacctggactggcagccaatgaagctggaaaaggactggcatgaagtggtctcgttggccagtccctgttagtaaccgggcACTTGTGCACTAAAATATCTTACAGGGAAATGACAAGTAAGGTCTGCAATATTTTCTTGCAGATTTATAAATGTTGCAGCCTATCCTCACGTGGTCTTGTTCAGGGTTCCAATCCTGGAACTCTGTTTCACCCTGCCCTTTTCCAACAGACATTCAGGATTCTGTAGCTGCTGAACATACTCAGTTCTCAGGCTGGTGGAGCGGGACTGGGGACAGGGCAGTGGCCCAATGTTGTGTTTTCAAAGGGGCTGGCACTCACTACCTGAGTTcgctattagagggagtgattaGTGGCAAGGGGTCCTGCACATGAGCCATGCAGTTGCTTGCAAAATCAGGGAgatttaaccctttctcctcTTGTTCCCTTTCCCATCACAGAATGGTGGTCACCATAGTACTCCGAGTGGCCTTCAGCCTGATTGGCTGGTTCTCCCTCTACAGCTGGTCTTGCCACTGGTACAAGAACCGCACCTACGAGTGGAGCTGCCGACTGGTTACTCTGACTCACGGGGTCTTTGCCACCTGCCTCTCGGGTTACATCTGTTTCATTGATGGCCCGTGGCCTATGTCTTATCCAGGTATGCTATAACCATTCTGCCTTGGACTGGATGTTGGTTTGCACTCAAAGGCAACTCGCAACTTCCGTtagggattattaggaaagggactcataataaaacagccagtatcacaATATGGCTATTTCAATGCGTGGTGCAGCCACACTTAGGATATTGGGCCTAGATGCCCCATTTTGAAAATGATGCATCAGAGGTGGGAAGGTATGAAGATGAGTGTTCCAGATGAGCAGGGGGCTGAAGCGTGGTCCCTCTGGGAAAaggctaaaggcacaatcctaggcatgtttacaccaaaaaaagtcctatgactcctAGTATCCCCCAGCCACCCTACaaaagttgttggacttttttctgtctaaacatgcacaagattgcacctTAACAGGGGGAAGGGGAACACATGATGGAGATTTATAAAACAATTATGTATATTGGATCAAGGTAATGTTGCACTGAGATATTAAAAGAATTCATGCACATTAATGTATGCATTTAGCTTAGTACATTTGTGAATTAGTAACACCTTGCTAAATTCAATAGTATATTGATGTACATGGGGTTGGACCCAGACTTAGTAatgcttagagtaggcccattgaaatcaatggggcacaAGCAAACTATGAAAAATAAGCAAGTCATGTAAATTTTCTCAATGTGCATTCCTGCTAGACATGACCAAATCCAGCTCTTTTCTTTGACATTTGTTTTCTCTGTGCATAAGTCTCCTTCTGCTTGTtgttttaaacggggggggggggagggatttaaaCTCTGCTGCTACCCCACGTGAGCTGTACCACATGAATCTGCTGACTGTGCGGCTTGCCTCTTGGGTCAGGAGCAGGAATTGACACCTTCTGCATTGTGCCCCTCTTGAAGCTACTTGTTGCTGGTCATATGGGCTGAGTGGAGgttgacttcatagaatcatagaatcgtagaggtggaaggggcctctgaggctatcgagtccaaccccctgctcaatgcaggaatccaccctaaagcatccctgacagatgcttgtccagctgcctcttgaaggcctctagtgtgggagagaccacaacctccctaggtaactgattccattgtcgtacgtaactgattccattacctccctaggtaactgattccacttgATTTGGGCCTTTCCTTTCAGGGTCTCCAAATACCACGCTCCAGGTCCATGCGCTGTGTATGAGCTTGGGCTATTTCCTCTTTGATCTGGGCTGGTGCGTCTACTTCCAGGCAGAAGGGGTGTTGATGTTGGCCCATCACACCGTCAGCATTCTGGGCATCACGGTCTCCATTGCCCTGGGCGAGTCAGCTGCGGAAGTCAACGGCGTCATCTTTGGCAGCGAGATCACCAACCCGCTCCTGCAGGCCCGCTGGTTTCTCCGGGAGAAGGGTCTCTATCCCGGTTTCACAGGAGACGTGGtggatttcctcttcatcgtaCTCTTTGCTGGGGTGAGGATCGGCGTTGGGGCTTGGCTGATGTTCTGCGTCTTGGTGTCGCCCAATCCCAAGTGGTACGTCAAGATGGGCGGCGTGATCATGTATGCGGTCTCTTGCATTTTCATGGTGAGCATCTGCCGATTTGC
This DNA window, taken from Elgaria multicarinata webbii isolate HBS135686 ecotype San Diego chromosome 12, rElgMul1.1.pri, whole genome shotgun sequence, encodes the following:
- the LOC134407232 gene encoding TLC domain-containing protein 5-like isoform X1 — protein: MVVTIVLRVAFSLIGWFSLYSWSCHWYKNRTYEWSCRLVTLTHGVFATCLSGYICFIDGPWPMSYPGSPNTTLQVHALCMSLGYFLFDLGWCVYFQAEGVLMLAHHTVSILGITVSIALGESAAEVNGVIFGSEITNPLLQARWFLREKGLYPGFTGDVVDFLFIVLFAGMGLPHTRELLVFAPTNLNKANLGSPNP
- the LOC134407232 gene encoding TLC domain-containing protein 5-like isoform X2, with protein sequence MVVTIVLRVAFSLIGWFSLYSWSCHWYKNRTYEWSCRLVTLTHGVFATCLSGYICFIDGPWPMSYPGSPNTTLQVHALCMSLGYFLFDLGWCVYFQAEGVLMLAHHTVSILGITVSIALGESAAEVNGVIFGSEITNPLLQARWFLREKGLYPGFTGDVVDFLFIVLFAGVRIGVGAWLMFCVLVSPNPKWYVKMGGVIMYAVSCIFMVSICRFARRKSIKKYHAWKSWWSKERNLNANGFLKNH